In one Conger conger chromosome 5, fConCon1.1, whole genome shotgun sequence genomic region, the following are encoded:
- the dynlt5 gene encoding dynein light chain Tctex-type 5: MSDVAKEKAARLLKKRTSVSSLGSHEIRAIGKTKDSISTVSYIDEPGHHDDNARPTVQMENTYQLGPVKRFPVLTVNNILKDVLTSYLQEEKYEAELCRQMTKTISEVIKARVKDLMIPRYKIIVQINIGQLSNQNMRVGSRCLWDPANDTFASYAFKNRSLFAVGSVYAVYFE, encoded by the exons ATGTCGGACGTGGCGAAAGAGAAGGCGGCACGTCTTTTGAAGAAAAGAACCAGCGTGTCTTCACTGGGCAGCCACGAAATCAGAGCCATTGGCAAGACCAAGGA CTCCATTAGCACAGTGTCCTACATCGATGAGCCAGGTCACCATGACGACAACGCCAGGCCCACTGTACAGATGGAGAACACCTACCAGCTTG GTCCAGTGAAACGCTTCCCAGTGCTCACTGTCAACAATATTCTGAAGGATGTGCTGACAAGTTATCTACAGGAAGAGAAGTACGAGGCTGAACTCTGTAGGCAGATGACAAAGACAATATCAGAG GTTATAAAAGCTAGAGTGAAAGACCTGATGATTCCACGCTACAAGATCATCGTGCAGATCAACATCGGGCAGCTGAGCAACCAGAACATGCGCGTTGGCAGCCGCTGCCTATGGGACCCAGCAAACGACACCTTCGCCTCGTACGCCTTCAAGAACCGCTCCCTGTTCGCTGTCGGCAGTGTTTACGCTGTGTACTTTGAGTGA